In Eptesicus fuscus isolate TK198812 chromosome 23, DD_ASM_mEF_20220401, whole genome shotgun sequence, one genomic interval encodes:
- the LOC103300362 gene encoding zinc finger protein 280B-like — MGPPYTVCEEKQEPEPQNSIEENKQVDEDAELIFVGVEHVNEDAELIFVGVTSHSKPVVSHILNRVTPGSCSRRKKYGKLRKDTTHRLQPASHVTPTSEAVTILPVPESESRLSDSPIIIEPLSEPDYRSNSPQVVPNSSSELRSPLITFTSSLQQPVGSALSVGGLNKGPGASKRLCTSEVNSINPKRPKLSDKITGGQSSVVSSSGIFHTMIPQQSTPSHGVHTSLSPIQNGAPFPTAFPKGNVHFKTVNPVGENRLTKTDFLSLPSQNKTDDLKKGNLIVLLHDFYYGQHQGDGQPEQKTHTTFKCFSCRKVLKNVKFMNHVKHHLELEKQGDDNWKNHITCQHCHRPFPTPFQMQRHIESVHTAQEPSAVCKICELSFETDQVLLQHMKDNHKPGEMPYVCQVCSYRSSAFADVETHFRTWHANTKNLLCPFCLKIFKLAAPYMYHYRGHWEKFIHQCSKCRLQFLTFKEKMEHKTRCHQMFKKPEQLEGLPPETKVVIQVSLEPLQPGSMEVASIIVSTSDSEPSF, encoded by the coding sequence atggGGCCACCATATACGGTATGTGAGGAAAAACAAGAGCCAGAACCACAGAACAgcatagaagaaaacaaacaagtagaTGAAGATGCTGAGCTGATCTTTGTTGGGGTGGAGCATGTCAATGAAGATGCTGAGCTGATCTTTGTTGGGGTGACTTCACATTCAAAACCAGTCGTTTCCCACATCTTGAACAGAGTCACCCCGGGTTCATGTTCAAGGAGAAAAAAGTATGGTAAGCTCAGAAAAGATACTACTCACAGATTGCAGCCTGCAAGTCATGTGACCCCTACATCAGAAGCAGTGACTATCTTGCCAGTTCCTGAGTCTGAATCAAGATTATCAGATAGCCCTATTATTATTGAGCCTTTGTCTGAACCTGATTATAGAAGTAATTCACCACAAGTTGTGCCTAATAGCTCTTCAGAGTTACGTTCTCCTTTGATTACATTCACAAGTTCATTGCAGCAGCCAGTGGGATCAGCACTTTCTGTAGGAGGTCTGAATAAAGGTCCTGGGGCATCAAAGCGACTTTGCACTTCTGAAGTAAACAGCATAAATCCCAAAAGGCCTAAACTCAGTGACAAAATCACAGGGGGACAGTCTTCAGTTGTGTCCTCTTCAGGAATCTTTCATACAATGATTCCTCAGCAAAGCACACCCTCACATGGTGTTCATACCTCATTAAGTCCTATTCAGAACGGAGCACCTTTCCCAACAGCTTTTCCAAAGGGCAATGTCCATTTCAAGACTGTAAATCCTGTTGGAGAAAATAGACTGACAAAAACAGATTTTTTGAGCCTACCAAGTCAAAACAAGACTGACGATCTCAAGAAAGGAAATCTGATTGTGTTACTTCATGACTTTTACTACGGCCAGCATCAAGGAGATGGGCAGCCAGAACAGAAGACTCACACAACCTTTAAATGCTTCAGCTGCAGGAAAGTTCTAAAAAATGTCAAGTTTATGAATCACGTGAAGCACCATTTGGAACTTGAGAAGCAGGGAGATGACAACTGGAAAAACCACATCACCTGCCAGCATTGCCACCGGCCgtttcccactcccttccagATGCAGCGTCACATTGAAAGTGTGCACACTGCCCAGGAGCCCTCTGCTGTCTGTAAAATTTGTGAATTGTCATTTGAAACAGATCAGGTTCTCCTACAGCATATGAAGGACAATCATAAGCCTGGCGAAATGCCCTATGTGTGCCAGGTTTGCAGTTACAGATCGTCAGCCTTTGCTGATGTGGAAACGCATTTCAGAACCTGGCATGCAAACACTAAGAATTTGCTTTGTCCGTTTTGTCTCAAAATTTTCAAACTGGCAGCACCTTACATGTATCATTACAGAGGACACTGGGAAAAGTTTATTCATCAGTGTTCCAAATGCCGGCTACAGTTTTTAACTTTCAAGGAGAAAATGGAGCACAAGACCCGGTGTCATCAAATGTTTAAGAAGCCTGAGCAGCTAGAAGGATTGCCTCCTGAAACTAAAGTTGTTATTCAGGTATCACTGGAGCCTCTTCAACCAGGGTCAATGGAAGTAGCATCCATTATTGTGAGCACGTCTGATTCTGAACCGTCATTCTAG